The genomic DNA GCCTGGAAGCGGGCTGCCGAATCCGATCGTCCGACGCTCATCGTGGAAGCGGATTTTGTCCCCGTCGTGAATCTGGGAGAGCTGCCGCTGCCCTTCAATCCAGAACAGCTAAACGTCGGGATTTCCTGGCTTTATACCTGTGCGCCACAAGTTTATTCCGTTACGCCGGAAGGCTACGCCGAAGGGTTCTCCACGGCGCTGGTTGCCTATATCCTTACGCCAGAAGGAGCCGCTGCCCTGTGCGGTTTAGTCGATCAGGTGACGGAGGAACAGGGAACGGGCTACTACAACTTTGATTCCGATATCGACAAATACCTGCGGCTGCGCGGATTTCGCAACTATATTCCGTTTCGCAACTACGGCGAACATGGTGGACGATCGAATCCTGAACATCGACGCAACGGCATGAGCGGCATTCACCGAGCCGATACTTTAGCGGGAGAGCTAGCATTCCTCCCCGACTATGCAGGCACTCAGGGCGATCGGCAATTGCAATTTGCTTGGGCACGTCTTAACGCCCGCATTAAAGGAATTGGACGGCTGATCACCGGACGCTTCCTGCGCTGGAAACTCTTGAGGCTCAGCAAAACCCCTGATCGGCTGCTGAAGTTTGCGATCGGACGGCAACTATTTTTCTAATGACCGTTTTTACTCAACAAAAGTCATTACAAGGATGAAGACGCTTGCAGTCTGGAATGTCAGCACAACGCACTGTAATTAGCCTCAGGCATTAGCCTCAGTAATTAGCCTCAGCCGTGCTGGTTTTCCAAGGGTGCTGCGTCATGCAAAATGCTGTCAATCTTAATTTTCTTCAGGGTACCTTGTCGCCGGATGATTTACTTTACCCGTCGTTTGATGATTTGTACTACTACGACGATGTTGCCCTGACTGATCTAAGTACCAGACAGTCCATTACGATCTCGCTGGAGGCACAGCAGTTTACGCCCTACCTGGAACTGCGCCAAGCCAACGACCTCAGGCAGGTTCTCAGCGCTCAGGAGGGACAGGGAGCAGCCCAACTCACGTTTACGCCAAAGCCAGGAGTAGACTACGTTCTCCGCATCACCAGTGCCACAGCGAATGGGCTGGGAGACTATCGCTTAACGACGAGTGCAGGGGGACTCAATCCGGTTCCGCTCTATCAGGCAGAAGCCCTGGCTCAACAGGGTCAGTACCGCTGGCAGCCCGATCGCCCTTCTGGAAAGCCGACTACCCTCACCTACGGCTTCATGGAAGAACTGCCTTCCTACCGCAAGCCGAATCGGAAAGGGCAGTGGGATGGGGGTTCGGTCGGGGATTTCAAACCTATGACTGAGGCACAAAGGAAAGCGGTTAAACTGGCACTTCAAGCCTGGGAGGACGTTTCCGGCATTACGTTCAAGGAAGCCCGCGATCGCACCTCGGCTCAGATTCGTTTTGGGACTGCCAGAGATTTAAAGGACAAGGATACGCTGGGCTGGGCATATTCACCCGATCGGGGAGATCCACCCCGGCGTCGCGATGGTGAGGTGTGGTTGAACCATCAGGAATCCTCAAATCGACGTCCCAAACCCGGCTCCTACGGATTTAGCACCATCCTGCATGAGATTGGTCATGCGATCGGACTCAGCCATCCCTTCGATGACGGAGCAACGCTGCCGCTCACTCAACAGACGATTCAATACACGGTGATGGCGTATGATAATCATCCTTTTCTGCCGAAGCGGTATCAACCCTCTGCGCCAATGCTTTACGATATTGCGGCAATTCAGCAGCTTTATGGCAGAAATCGCAGGACGGGCAGCGGAAACACCACTTACCGATGGAAGCCGGGTGAAACATTTATTGAAACAATTTATGACGTGGGCGGAAACGATACAGTCAATGCCCGAAACCAGAAGCGGGATACCTTCATCGACCTCCAGCCCGGACGGTTTAGCTCGATCGGTGCATTTGGTTCTAACCCCATCTGGGATAATGTCACGATCGCCTTTGGCATCACGATCGAAAATGCGATCGGAGGAGCTGGCAATGACTTTATTGCTGGCAATTCAGCTAATAATCAGTTAATTGGATCTGCGGGCAGTGATGTGCTAATTGGGCTGGGAGGCAACGATAAGCTGACGGGTGGTGCTGGAGCGGATTATTTTGTTTTTCAAACTGAGCAGGATGGAGTGGACACCATTACGGATTATGGTTTAGGCAGCGATACGATCGATGTAGCTCGCCTGCTGGCGCAAGTGGACTATAAAGGAACTGATCCCTTTGCAGAAGGGTTTCTATCTGCATCAGTTCAGCGAGGCAATACCGTAATCTCGTTTGACCGGGATGGATTTGGCGGAACTGCACCCGCTACTCCTTTGGTCATCCTGGAGAATTTTACCAACCTTCAGGGATTAAACTTGACCACACAATATGTCATGCCCCAAGTCATGCCCTAACTGGCTCTAATCTGAACATTCCTCCTGTATAGGGACATGAAGAGGTGCAAGAGAGGTACAGGATATGTACAAGTTCACCCCAGCTTCTAGAAATGAGGCGATCGTCTTTGGTGCTGCAAGACCGGGCTACACCGATAATCAGGTCAATGAGTGGCTGGCATTTATGCAGGGGCAAAAGATTCGGCGCGTCTGCTGTTTGTTGCCGGAGTCTCAGCTTGCGGGTTACTCGAATTTGCTAGACGTTTATCGACAGGCTTTTGGAGCCGATCGCCTCTGCTGGACACC from Leptolyngbya ohadii IS1 includes the following:
- a CDS encoding LPS biosynthesis glycosyltransferase; protein product: MQKFMPDSRTRNSISNIERHLKHKQPQSSLKPPLKPSGEPAAQTMKLPLSQAIGETFIIAYRENTDRLETALTESGFNCTVLRQEDHPTYENCAAIYRCMLNHQRAWKRAAESDRPTLIVEADFVPVVNLGELPLPFNPEQLNVGISWLYTCAPQVYSVTPEGYAEGFSTALVAYILTPEGAAALCGLVDQVTEEQGTGYYNFDSDIDKYLRLRGFRNYIPFRNYGEHGGRSNPEHRRNGMSGIHRADTLAGELAFLPDYAGTQGDRQLQFAWARLNARIKGIGRLITGRFLRWKLLRLSKTPDRLLKFAIGRQLFF
- a CDS encoding M10 family metallopeptidase C-terminal domain-containing protein, coding for MQNAVNLNFLQGTLSPDDLLYPSFDDLYYYDDVALTDLSTRQSITISLEAQQFTPYLELRQANDLRQVLSAQEGQGAAQLTFTPKPGVDYVLRITSATANGLGDYRLTTSAGGLNPVPLYQAEALAQQGQYRWQPDRPSGKPTTLTYGFMEELPSYRKPNRKGQWDGGSVGDFKPMTEAQRKAVKLALQAWEDVSGITFKEARDRTSAQIRFGTARDLKDKDTLGWAYSPDRGDPPRRRDGEVWLNHQESSNRRPKPGSYGFSTILHEIGHAIGLSHPFDDGATLPLTQQTIQYTVMAYDNHPFLPKRYQPSAPMLYDIAAIQQLYGRNRRTGSGNTTYRWKPGETFIETIYDVGGNDTVNARNQKRDTFIDLQPGRFSSIGAFGSNPIWDNVTIAFGITIENAIGGAGNDFIAGNSANNQLIGSAGSDVLIGLGGNDKLTGGAGADYFVFQTEQDGVDTITDYGLGSDTIDVARLLAQVDYKGTDPFAEGFLSASVQRGNTVISFDRDGFGGTAPATPLVILENFTNLQGLNLTTQYVMPQVMP